The following coding sequences lie in one Sesamum indicum cultivar Zhongzhi No. 13 linkage group LG9, S_indicum_v1.0, whole genome shotgun sequence genomic window:
- the LOC105169948 gene encoding zinc finger protein ZAT5 yields the protein MMDMEILEDFSGSNDQTIVKGKRTKRLRQSSSASSSGGGCVGGGGEFRGHSLVSSPTTSSGVSTTTEEDEDMANCLILLAQGGGFSSQSEEEIKEVENKFSSRKLTEMTTTTAGKVGIYVYECKTCSRAFPSFQALGGHRASHKKPKPTTDIDQKNSPPDDQQHEVEEGESSKLHTVPPPPPPPPSTQSPNKNFHVDHQINKPKIHECSICGSEFASGQALGGHMRRHRPVAMATNSTTTTTTTATRSANDSSSNDVIGEKTRNVLALDLNLPAPAEDERRDANFHQFSSNQQPRLVFSAAAPLVDCHY from the coding sequence ATGATGGATATGGAAATCTTGGAAGACTTCTCGGGGTCCAACGATCAAACCATCGTTAAAGGGAAGCGCACCAAACGGCTACGCCAGTCGTCCTCCGCCTCCTCCAGCGGCGGTGGATGTGTCGGTGGCGGAGGCGAGTTTAGAGGTCATTCTTTGGTTTCGTCTCCGACTACCTCCAGTGGAGTATCTACAACCACCGAGGAAGACGAGGACATGGCCAACTGTTTGATTCTTTTGGCCCAAGGCGGCGGTTTCTCTTCACAATCAGAGGAAGAAATCAAGGAGGTGGAGAACAAATTCAGTAGCCGGAAATTGACGGAAATgaccaccaccaccgccggAAAAGTGGGCATCTACGTTTACGAGTGCAAGACTTGCAGCAGAGCGTTCCCGTCGTTTCAAGCATTGGGCGGCCACAGGGCGAGTCACAAGAAGCCTAAGCCCACCACAGATATCGATCAGAAAAACTCACCGCCGGACGATCAACAACATGAAGTAGAAGAAGGGGAATCTTCTAAGCTCCACACtgttcctcctcctcctcctcccccACCTTCAACACAATCGCCCAACAAAAATTTCCACGTCGATCATCAGATCAACAAGCCCAAAATTCACGAGTGTTCGATTTGTGGGTCTGAGTTTGCGTCGGGCCAAGCATTGGGAGGCCACATGAGAAGGCACAGGCCAGTGGCGATGGCGACTAACAgcactactactactactactactgcTACTAGAAGCGCTAACGATTCCTCATCGAATGATGTAATTGGTGAGAAGACAAGAAACGTGTTGGCCTTGGATCTCAACCTACCAGCGCCGGCGGAAGACGAGCGCCGTGACGCAAACTTCCACCAATTTTCATCCAATCAGCAGCCCCGTCTCGTCTTCTCCGCCGCAGCGCCGCTGGTGGATTGCCACTACTGA
- the LOC105169950 gene encoding probable histone H2B.1, protein MAPKAEKKPAEKKPAEEKKTTVAEKAPAAEKKPKVHPDIGISSKAMGIMNSFINDIFEKLAQEASRLARYNKKPTITSREIQTAVRLVLPGELAKHAVSEGTKAVTKFTSS, encoded by the exons ATGGCACCCAAGGCAGAGAAGAAGCCGGCCGAGAAAAAGCCGGCGGAGGAGAAGAAAACGACGGTGGCTGAGAAGGCCCCGGCGGCGGAGAAGAAGCCTAAA GTCCACCCTGACATTGGGATCTCCAGTAAGGCCATGGGTATCATGAACAGTTTCATCAACGACATCTTCGAGAAGCTCGCTCAAGAAGCGTCGAGGTTGGCGAGGTACAACAAGAAGCCAACGATTACTTCAAGGGAAATTCAGACGGCCGTGAGGTTAGTGTTGCCTGGGGAGCTGGCGAAACATGCCGTTTCGGAGGGGACTAAGGCTGTGACCAAGTTTACTAGCTCTTAG
- the LOC105169949 gene encoding 50S ribosomal protein L9, chloroplastic, giving the protein MASTSLSWASSAWLQNHSLTKKTSTETTKATDRASAFTLVAQKKAKKIRKVILKEDVSALGKKGQLMDVKAGYFRNYLLPMGIAQIVTPGLLKEMKMEEERIEAEKKRVKEEAQQLARIFETVGAFKVKRKGGQGKQIFGTVTPQDLADIIKAQLQRDVDKRIISLPEIRETGEYIAELKLHPDVTARVRLNVYAN; this is encoded by the exons ATGGCTTCCACAAGTCTTTCATGGGCTTCATCTGCATGGCTTCAAAATCATAGCTTGACGAAGAAGACGAGTACAGAAACCACAAAAGCGACTGACAGAGCCTCAGCTTTCACACTTGTGGCTCAAAAGAAAGCCAAGAAAATACGTAAA GTTATATTGAAGGAGGATGTGTCAGCGTTGGGGAAAAAGGGGCAGCTGATGGATGTGAAAGCTGGGTATTTTAGGAATTATCTGCTGCCGATGGGCATAGCACAGATTGTGACTCCAGGACTTCTTAA GGAAATGAAGATGGAAGAGGAGAGAATTGAGGCCGAGAAAAAACGA GTAAAAGAAGAGGCACAACAGCTCGCTCGAATTTTTGAGACAGTTGGAGCTTTCAAGGTGAAGCGCAAGGGTGGgcaaggaaaacaaatttttggaAC TGTCACTCCTCAAGATCTGGCTGATATAATCAAGGCCCAGCTTCAGAG GGATGTGGATAAAAGAATCATCTCTCTTCCAGAGATAAGAGAAACTGGAGAATATATTGCAGAGCTAAAGCTCCATCCTGATGTTACTGCTCGAGTAAGGTTGAACGTGTATGCTAACTAA